A region of Acidisarcina sp. DNA encodes the following proteins:
- a CDS encoding glycoside hydrolase family 2 TIM barrel-domain containing protein, which yields MTCKQRLVKVRRKLCVTLFSALVIQAGYLSAQRPAGSGEVETNAKPQVEIFTQNTTVIEGADRRPQTSLDGDWHSIVDPYFTGLYSFHHEEKKNGWFRDGHWQGLGDNHLQEYDFAKSPTLRVPGDWNTQRDSLFFYEGPIWYQRNFVWQGTTGKRVFLHVGAANYRSLFWVNGAKVCQHEGGFTTFDCDVTQAVKDGANSIVAAVNNQRLSDGVPTLQTDWWNYGGLTRSVSLVEVPETFISGYDLHIDRPTRSKIEGWVQLTGAKAGDSVMVSIPELHAETSVKVDETGRGPVSFPVRGVHLWSPESPTLYKVDLRAGADELHEQMGFKTIEAKETQILLNGKPVFLRGISIHAEAPFRTGRASTEKDVDTLLGWAKELGCNYVRLAHYPHDEKMTRAADRMGLLVWSEIPTYWAIEFENPAVLAKAKQQLHEEIERDRNRASIGLWSIANETPNIPARTRFLTSHAEEVRSLDKERLVSAALLVRNGAPNEKVVDDTLGEALDVIGINEYIGWYEGKPESADATHWTIAFQKPVVVSEFGGGAQAGLHGQATERWSEEYQASIYEHSLPMLAQIPQVRGMSPWVLMDFRSPSRQLPGVQDYFNRKGLVSEKGDKKAAFGVLQKAYRSGYGKAE from the coding sequence ATGACGTGTAAGCAAAGGCTGGTCAAGGTGCGTCGCAAGCTGTGTGTAACCCTCTTCTCCGCTCTGGTAATCCAGGCGGGGTATCTATCGGCGCAACGCCCGGCGGGGTCGGGGGAAGTAGAGACGAACGCGAAGCCGCAGGTAGAGATCTTCACGCAAAACACCACGGTGATCGAGGGAGCGGACCGCCGGCCGCAGACTTCGCTCGACGGCGACTGGCACTCGATCGTCGATCCCTACTTTACCGGCTTGTACAGCTTTCACCATGAAGAGAAGAAGAACGGCTGGTTCCGCGACGGACACTGGCAAGGGCTAGGCGACAATCACCTGCAGGAATACGACTTTGCAAAATCTCCTACGCTGCGCGTACCCGGAGATTGGAACACTCAGCGGGATTCCCTTTTCTTCTATGAAGGCCCAATCTGGTATCAGCGAAATTTCGTCTGGCAGGGCACAACCGGGAAGCGCGTGTTTCTCCATGTCGGTGCCGCAAACTACCGGTCCTTGTTCTGGGTCAATGGAGCCAAGGTTTGCCAGCACGAGGGCGGCTTCACCACCTTCGACTGCGACGTGACGCAGGCGGTGAAAGACGGCGCCAACTCCATCGTCGCCGCGGTCAACAACCAGCGCCTCTCCGATGGTGTTCCGACTCTCCAAACCGATTGGTGGAACTACGGCGGACTCACGCGCTCCGTATCGCTGGTCGAGGTGCCGGAGACTTTTATATCCGGCTACGACCTTCACATCGATCGGCCCACACGCTCAAAGATTGAAGGCTGGGTACAACTCACGGGAGCAAAGGCCGGAGACAGCGTGATGGTTTCGATCCCAGAACTGCACGCGGAAACATCGGTGAAGGTGGACGAGACGGGCCGAGGCCCTGTGTCGTTTCCGGTTCGCGGCGTGCATCTCTGGTCTCCTGAATCGCCGACGCTGTACAAAGTGGATCTACGCGCCGGAGCCGATGAACTGCATGAGCAGATGGGCTTCAAGACCATCGAGGCGAAGGAAACGCAGATCCTGCTCAACGGAAAGCCCGTCTTCTTACGCGGTATCTCGATTCATGCGGAAGCGCCCTTCCGGACCGGACGCGCTTCGACGGAGAAAGACGTAGATACGTTGCTTGGCTGGGCGAAGGAACTCGGCTGCAACTATGTAAGGCTGGCGCACTATCCTCATGATGAGAAGATGACGCGTGCCGCCGATCGTATGGGCTTGCTGGTGTGGTCGGAGATTCCCACGTACTGGGCCATCGAGTTTGAGAATCCCGCCGTGCTTGCGAAAGCGAAGCAGCAGCTTCATGAGGAGATTGAACGGGATCGGAATCGTGCCTCCATTGGCTTGTGGTCCATTGCAAATGAGACGCCCAACATCCCGGCGCGCACCCGCTTCCTGACCTCGCACGCCGAAGAAGTGCGTTCGCTCGACAAGGAGCGGCTGGTAAGTGCGGCGCTGCTGGTGAGAAATGGCGCACCGAATGAGAAGGTCGTCGACGACACACTCGGCGAGGCGCTGGATGTAATTGGAATCAACGAGTACATCGGCTGGTACGAAGGCAAACCGGAGTCTGCCGACGCCACCCACTGGACGATTGCCTTTCAAAAGCCGGTAGTCGTCAGCGAGTTCGGAGGAGGGGCCCAGGCCGGACTTCACGGCCAGGCGACGGAGCGCTGGAGCGAAGAGTACCAGGCTTCTATTTACGAACATTCGTTGCCGATGCTGGCGCAAATTCCACAGGTGCGCGGGATGAGCCCGTGGGTTCTGATGGATTTCCGCTCTCCTTCTCGTCAACTCCCAGGAGTTCAGGACTACTTCAACCGCAAGGGGTTGGTTAGCGAGAAGGGCGATAAGAAAGCCGCATTCGGTGTGCTGCAGAAGGCTTATCGCAGCGGCTACGGAAAGGCGGAGTGA
- a CDS encoding 2-oxoglutarate dehydrogenase E1 component has product MKSPDPAQKRSSVAAQSSEQVFDSFRRWGYLQAQLDPLGQYLLPRELPELEVTGEAADQARRLYCGSVGIEFMHLADPAKRQWIQERWEQAAPVEDQQHILNLLIRADIFEEVLQSRYPGTKRFSLEGVTALIPFLDAALQQAAGQGAQQAVLALSHRGRLNVMVNTIGKSPAAVFSKFEDIDPRSVLGGGDVKYHMGATGQWKDGRGKEVDLHLVSNPSHLEAVDPVAVGRSRAKQNRFGDKGEEHVLPVLVHGDAAFAGQGICAETLNLTSVEGYAVGGSIQVIVNNLIGFTANPEESNSSRFASDVAKRLPVPIFHVNAEDPDAVVRVARLAIEYRSAFQSDVVVDLIGYRRYGHSEIDDPTITQPLRYAKIKGHPPLYKIYAERIGTDPSTQAAEIQAQMMEEQSAAGRMKKTSTLVTLPAYWAPYHGGPYKTVEVPNTGLPAERILEISKLLTSYPADFHIHPKMKKLLEQRAEMGRGRHAIDYAMAEACALGSLLLGGTPVRLSGQDSKRGTFNQRHSVLVDVETEKYFIPLANLGPDQARFEVYNSILSEAAVLGFEYGFSRDFPEALVLWEAQFGDFANGAQIIIDQFIAAAEDKWGLLSGLVLLLPHGYEGQGPEHSSARIERYLQLAARDNFQICQPSTAAQYFHLLRRQALQSWRKPLVVFTPKSMLRRPDAASQLQDFARPAFQKVLPDTEVQHATRLLLCTGKIGHELRAERARRKDVTTGIVFLEQLYPWPEAELVAELDRHAEAHEIVWVQEEPANMGALSFVLPRLRRLARGRQVLTVKRSSAASPATGSSKAHALEQKTLLAASFGGRQ; this is encoded by the coding sequence ATGAAGTCCCCCGACCCCGCCCAGAAACGCTCTTCCGTAGCGGCCCAATCGTCCGAACAGGTCTTCGATAGTTTTCGCCGATGGGGATATCTTCAGGCGCAACTGGATCCGCTTGGCCAATACCTTCTTCCTCGGGAGCTACCTGAGCTTGAGGTAACCGGCGAAGCAGCGGACCAGGCACGTCGCCTGTATTGCGGCAGCGTCGGGATTGAGTTCATGCATCTTGCAGATCCTGCGAAGCGCCAGTGGATCCAGGAGCGATGGGAGCAGGCTGCCCCGGTCGAAGACCAGCAGCACATCCTCAACCTTTTGATTCGAGCCGATATCTTTGAAGAGGTTCTCCAGTCGCGCTATCCCGGCACCAAGCGGTTCTCGCTGGAAGGGGTAACGGCGCTGATTCCGTTCCTGGATGCAGCGCTGCAACAGGCAGCCGGCCAAGGCGCGCAGCAGGCTGTGCTGGCTCTCAGTCATCGCGGGCGGCTGAATGTCATGGTGAACACCATCGGCAAATCGCCTGCGGCGGTCTTTTCAAAATTTGAGGATATTGACCCGCGCAGTGTTCTCGGCGGCGGCGATGTCAAGTATCACATGGGTGCGACAGGCCAATGGAAAGATGGTCGCGGGAAAGAAGTGGACCTCCACCTGGTGTCGAATCCCAGCCATCTGGAGGCCGTCGACCCCGTAGCCGTGGGCCGCAGCCGCGCCAAGCAGAATCGTTTTGGAGACAAGGGAGAGGAACACGTGCTTCCTGTGCTGGTCCATGGCGATGCAGCATTTGCCGGCCAGGGTATTTGCGCGGAGACGCTCAACCTGACCTCCGTTGAAGGCTACGCCGTGGGCGGCAGCATTCAGGTCATCGTGAATAACCTCATCGGTTTTACGGCGAACCCTGAGGAGTCGAATTCCTCACGCTTCGCATCGGATGTAGCCAAGCGACTGCCGGTTCCTATCTTCCATGTCAATGCGGAAGATCCCGATGCAGTTGTTCGCGTTGCCAGGCTCGCCATCGAGTATCGTTCCGCCTTTCAGAGCGACGTTGTGGTGGATCTGATCGGGTACCGGCGTTATGGTCACAGCGAGATCGACGACCCCACCATTACGCAGCCGCTTCGCTATGCAAAGATCAAGGGTCATCCTCCCCTGTACAAAATCTACGCAGAGCGAATCGGAACGGACCCTTCAACGCAGGCGGCGGAGATCCAGGCCCAAATGATGGAAGAACAGAGTGCGGCCGGCCGGATGAAGAAAACCTCAACGCTGGTCACTCTGCCCGCATACTGGGCTCCCTATCACGGTGGCCCTTACAAGACAGTGGAGGTGCCGAACACGGGTCTACCAGCGGAGCGCATCCTCGAGATCAGCAAACTACTGACCTCGTATCCGGCGGATTTTCACATTCATCCCAAGATGAAGAAGTTGCTGGAGCAAAGGGCCGAGATGGGGCGTGGCCGGCACGCAATCGATTACGCCATGGCGGAAGCCTGCGCGCTGGGCTCGCTGCTTCTAGGCGGAACGCCGGTACGTCTCAGCGGCCAGGACAGCAAGCGCGGTACGTTCAATCAGCGGCACAGCGTCCTGGTGGATGTTGAGACGGAGAAATACTTCATTCCTCTGGCCAATCTTGGCCCAGATCAGGCACGCTTCGAGGTGTATAACTCGATTCTTTCCGAAGCTGCGGTGCTCGGATTCGAGTATGGATTCAGCCGCGATTTTCCGGAGGCTCTGGTGTTATGGGAGGCTCAGTTCGGCGACTTCGCCAATGGTGCGCAGATCATCATCGATCAATTTATCGCGGCGGCAGAAGATAAGTGGGGGTTGCTGAGCGGCCTGGTTCTATTGCTGCCTCACGGTTATGAGGGGCAGGGTCCGGAGCACTCCAGTGCGCGAATCGAGCGCTACCTGCAATTGGCGGCGCGCGACAATTTCCAAATATGTCAGCCCTCCACCGCGGCCCAGTACTTTCATCTGCTGCGACGTCAGGCGCTGCAGTCCTGGCGGAAGCCCCTGGTCGTCTTTACGCCCAAGAGCATGCTCCGCCGTCCGGACGCGGCATCGCAGCTACAGGACTTTGCTCGACCCGCATTCCAGAAGGTATTGCCCGACACGGAGGTGCAGCATGCCACGCGGCTGCTTCTCTGCACCGGCAAGATCGGACATGAACTACGCGCGGAACGGGCACGCCGGAAGGACGTCACAACCGGAATCGTGTTTCTGGAGCAACTCTACCCATGGCCGGAAGCGGAGCTCGTAGCGGAGTTGGATCGCCATGCGGAGGCGCACGAGATCGTATGGGTTCAGGAGGAGCCGGCAAACATGGGAGCTCTCTCCTTCGTTTTGCCTCGGCTGCGACGGCTGGCGCGTGGACGCCAGGTACTCACCGTCAAACGATCCAGCGCAGCGAGCCCGGCTACCGGTTCTTCCAAGGCGCATGCGCTGGAACAGAAGACGCTGCTTGCCGCCAGCTTTGGTGGCCGGCAGTAG
- a CDS encoding DUF488 domain-containing protein: MIHIKRVYDPVGDSDGTRLLVERLWPRGVKKTSLEIQDWLKDVGPSTELRKWFSHDPAKWEEFRKRYAAELKANPDAWRPIVEAARKGPVTLIYSSHDTEHNNAVALQDFLKHHM; this comes from the coding sequence ATGATTCATATCAAACGTGTCTACGACCCGGTTGGCGATTCGGATGGAACTCGCCTGCTCGTCGAAAGATTGTGGCCGAGGGGAGTAAAGAAGACCTCGCTGGAGATTCAGGACTGGCTTAAAGATGTGGGTCCCAGTACGGAGCTGCGGAAATGGTTCAGCCATGATCCGGCTAAGTGGGAGGAATTTCGCAAGCGCTACGCTGCGGAGCTCAAGGCCAATCCGGATGCGTGGCGGCCTATCGTGGAGGCTGCGCGCAAAGGACCGGTCACACTGATCTACAGCTCGCATGACACCGAGCACAACAATGCTGTTGCGCTCCAGGACTTCTTGAAGCATCACATGTGA